Genomic window (Nitrospirales bacterium LBB_01):
TATCTTATACCCTCCTATCTTGTTTCATTAGCCAATTATGACGACGAACTTGTGCTGTTTAAACTTATTTCCTTAACGTTACCCATGTAAACGGTACTGCCATCACTTAAAGCCAGCGAGGAAACCCCATCGCTGAAACTGATTCCTGTTATTTGCCCTTTTGTCCCATCATTCATTGTAACGTATTTGCCTATCATGTTTGACGCCATCATATTATTTAAAGAGTTTGAATACTTGTTTAGAGTTGAAATCCCGCTTTGTATGTTAGTAAGAGCCTCAACCGATGAGAATTGCGCTAACTGACTTGTAAAGTTAGATGAATCCATAGGGTCTAACGGATTTTGATACTGAAGCTGCTTTGTGAAAAGCTGTAGAAAATCAGACGTACCTAATGCACCGCTTGTTGAAGAGCTTGAGCTGGATGTAGCGCTCGATGTGCTGCTGCTTGACGAATCTGTGGCTGATGTCGTATTCATATCTATCCCTCCTTTTGCCTAAGCAAATATGTTTACCTTGCCGTTATCTGAGTAACTATAGCGTTTCACTGGTGTAACCTCCTCATCCTCTGGTAAATCCACCCGGGAAATCTTCTTATCAGCGGCTCCGGGCTGTTTTTTATACTCACCTTGGTTACCTTTGTCTTTTAATGAAACAGAGAAGTCCCCTACCGTTAAACCCTCTTGTGTTAAGGTTTTCACTATATCGTTTAGATTCTTTTCAATTATTGTCTTTGCTGCCTCAGTTGAGGCTCTTATGTCGGCATGAAGAGTGCCGTTTTCCATGTTTAAGTGTATTTTCACAGAGCCAAGACCCTCTGGCTCCAGCCTTACCTCTATTGAGCTGTCGCTAAGTTTGCTTACACTGAAGGTGTGCTCGTTTATTTGAACAGTTGTTTTGGGGACAGCGTTTTCGTTGTTTACGTCACGAGGCACTGCAGTGGGTGCTTTTTCTGCACCGAGGGCTTGTTGAGAACCCTGTGTGTCGTTAAACTCTACCACCTGTTCCTTGCCGGTTTTGGTATCAGCGGGTTTATCCTGCTTTTTTTCTCCGGTATTGTTATCTGTCTGAGATTGTACTACCTCTTTTATCTGTGTGTCACCGACATCAAATTTACCCACTTGTGGGTTAGTGTCTAACTTGTCTTTTGGTGCGTTAGCATCTAACATCTCTTTTGGTGCGTTAGCATCCGACTTTTCTTTTGGTGTGTTAGTCTTCGTATTATCCTTGAATAGATTTTCAATTGCTGCGTTCATTGCATCTGATGCCTGCGCTTTTTCCTCAGCAGCGCCGTCGTTTTTTGTGGCTGACTCCTTTAGAAGCTCTGCAGTATTGGCATCTGACACTGTCTTTTCAGCCGAACCTGTATCTTTATTGCTTTTATCATCAGTGTTTTTATCGTCTTGTTTTGGTACATCTGCAGATTTTTTAATCTCTTTATCTCCATTAGGATTTAAAACAGCAGTTTTGCCAAGGGCTGTCATGTCTATGGGGGGAGCAGCTTTTTGGACTGAAACTGTTGCCGTATCAGCCGATGTTCCCTCAGGTGGATTTGTTGTGGGAGCAGCGCCGCCCAACATATTCATTAAAAGCATAGAGGCTGCCACATTGCCTGCCAACTCTGTACTTTCCTTATCAACAAGTACCTTATTTAAAACCGATCCAAACTTACTCGGCGTATTGCCCATACCATGAGGCACTCCCATTTGTGGTGCCTGCGATGCCTGACCTCCGGCTCCGAGTAAATTTGCTACATTTATGTCACTCATACAACATGTAATAGCAAATATCATACCAAACCGAATATGTAAGGATTAATACCGAGTTGCTGCCAAAAAAGTAATAGGATGTAATGGTGGAGAAAAAGGACTGGATCCCGCAACAAGTGCGGGATGACAAAGGGGTGGTTACTATCTTGTCATTCCTGCGAAGGCAGGAATCCATGTCTTTTATTTATATCTTTGAGCATAACTTAGTACAAGAGAAATGTTTTTAAGTATAACACTCAGACAGATGGGAAAAAGTTTTCACTTTAGAGGAAAACTTTTCTTAATACTTGTCATTTTTTCAGTAAGAGAAGCAACCTTTCTTGGCTCTATCTGTGCCATTGCGGCGCCTGCCTTTTTGGGATTCATCTTTAGGAGAAGATTAGCGGCGGTGTCCTCATCGAGGGCGCTTATGCGTGCCCCTGCCTCCTCAGTCGGCATAGCCTCGTAGTCTTTCACAACGCGCTTAAAGCGCTCATCATCTGGCTGTTTCAGTTTTTGCAGGGCATCATCTATCTGTTTGAGAATAGCTTGATACTTTGCCATTTTATCGTCTATGTCTGTTTTAAGCGCATCAAGACGTGCTGCCTCTTTTTTTAGACTGTCTTCTTTCAACGCAATTTCCTTTTGCCTTGACGCACAGTCATCCTGTGCCTGTACGCTGGAGCAGGGCACAAGAACGAGCAAACTGCAAATCAGACTAATTGCGAGGGAGCCTTGATAAATATACGAAATCCATTTCACGCTGTGTTTGCCTCTCCATTTTTTTACGTTCCTCTGTTACCACACGGTCTTTCAATACAACCACCGTTTTCACCTCTCTGTAAGCCTCTATTAGCTCTGTCTGTCTTTTTTCTACCTCTATAGTTTTCGCTGCTACAACTTTAACTTGTGCATCAATTTTTTTGTAGAGGGTATCTATGTAATCATAATATAGGGTAAGTTCATAAACATTAATGTTTCTTGAGTTTTTCTTTCTGTCCAAAATAGCTGTGTTCTCTGACAGATGTCTTTCCAGCAAGTCAAGCTGAGTTTGTTCTGCTCTCAGCACCCTCCATGCCTTTTGAAGCTCAAGCTCAGCCTCAGATTTCTTGTACTCCTTCACCTGTATAATCCGTTTAAGCGTGTCAAGTCTTGCCATTAGCTATTTTTCACCTAAAAAAGCTTGTGAAGTAAGTCCGTTGTCGTTGCAAAATCTCTGGACTCCGTCATTGACTGCCTTAAGAAACCATTTAGTTTTTCTATCATAGAAAGTGCAAAATCCACCTTTTGATTTGATCCCTCTTTATAGGCTCCAAGGTTTATCATATCCTCAAATCTCTTATAAACAGCCATAGTCTCCATAAATTTGCCTGCTGCGGTTTTGTGTTTTTCCTCTATTATGTCAGGCATTACTCTGCTGATTGAGCGCAAAATGTTTATGGCAGGGTAGTGGTTTTCCATAG
Coding sequences:
- the fliJ gene encoding flagellar export protein FliJ; amino-acid sequence: MARLDTLKRIIQVKEYKKSEAELELQKAWRVLRAEQTQLDLLERHLSENTAILDRKKNSRNINVYELTLYYDYIDTLYKKIDAQVKVVAAKTIEVEKRQTELIEAYREVKTVVVLKDRVVTEERKKMERQTQREMDFVYLSRLPRN
- the flgD gene encoding flagellar basal body rod modification protein (acts as a scaffold for the assembly of hook proteins onto the flagellar basal body rod; Yersinia, Vibrio parahaemolyticus, Bradyrhizobium and other organisms have 2 copies of some flagellar genes; Bradyrhizobium has one thick flagellum and several thin flagella; the protein in this cluster is associated with the thin flagella): MNTTSATDSSSSSTSSATSSSSSSTSGALGTSDFLQLFTKQLQYQNPLDPMDSSNFTSQLAQFSSVEALTNIQSGISTLNKYSNSLNNMMASNMIGKYVTMNDGTKGQITGISFSDGVSSLALSDGSTVYMGNVKEISLNSTSSSS